A genome region from Pseudomonadota bacterium includes the following:
- a CDS encoding 50S ribosomal protein L3: protein MGASKGILGKKLGMTQVLTPEGNAVPVTVIEAGPCVVTGKRTVETDGYASLQIGLGNIEERAANKKGRARGKLNRPLAGYFKKQGVTPARHLREVKFDDAEAYALGAEIKADIFAEGDKVDVVGTSKGKGFQGTMKRHRFSGGPRSHGSMTHRQPASSGSTDAARTIKGTRKPGHMGHARVTAQGLTVVRVDLPRNLILIKGSIPGPVNGLVIIKNSVKAGGPKPSAKS from the coding sequence ATGGGAGCCAGCAAAGGTATCCTGGGTAAGAAGCTCGGCATGACGCAAGTCCTCACCCCAGAGGGCAACGCAGTTCCGGTGACGGTGATCGAGGCCGGACCGTGCGTCGTGACCGGGAAGCGCACCGTCGAGACCGACGGATACGCATCGCTGCAGATCGGCCTCGGGAACATCGAGGAGCGTGCGGCGAACAAGAAGGGGCGCGCACGCGGCAAGCTCAATCGCCCGCTCGCCGGCTACTTCAAGAAGCAGGGCGTCACCCCGGCTCGCCATCTGCGCGAGGTGAAGTTCGACGACGCCGAAGCCTACGCGCTGGGTGCCGAGATCAAGGCCGACATCTTCGCTGAAGGCGACAAGGTCGACGTGGTCGGCACCTCAAAGGGCAAGGGCTTCCAGGGCACGATGAAGCGCCATCGCTTCAGCGGCGGCCCTCGCAGCCACGGTTCGATGACGCATCGGCAGCCAGCCTCTTCGGGCTCTACCGACGCCGCACGCACCATCAAGGGAACGCGCAAGCCAGGTCACATGGGTCACGCGCGTGTCACCGCCCAGGGACTCACCGTGGTGCGTGTCGACCTTCCCCGCAACCTGATCCTGATCAAGGGATCGATTCCTGGCCCCGTCAACGGGCTCGTCATCATCAAGAATTCAGTGAAGGCCGGCGGCCCCAAGCCGTCCGCCAAGAGCTAG
- a CDS encoding 50S ribosomal protein L4: MPQVTLFDQQGASQGSIDLSESVFGAPLRRDLLHQAVVRHLANRRSGTADCKTRAEVSGGGRKPWRQKGTGRARHGSTRSPIWRKGGVVFGPHPRSYVQAMPRKMRRLALRSALSSKVTGNTLVALSGLSFEAYKTREFVKVLENLKVTDKLLLGESWAQQLKSTRRTTRVATHKALVVVAERDDLVFGSARNLPNVKVVTFEDLNVYDVLKYRRVIITKDAIARIEEVLS; this comes from the coding sequence ATGCCGCAGGTAACACTGTTCGATCAGCAGGGCGCCTCCCAGGGCAGCATCGATCTGAGCGAGTCGGTCTTCGGCGCTCCGCTGCGCCGGGATCTCCTGCACCAGGCCGTGGTGCGCCATCTGGCCAACCGCCGTTCCGGAACCGCTGACTGCAAGACGCGCGCCGAGGTCTCAGGCGGCGGCCGCAAGCCGTGGCGTCAGAAGGGCACGGGTCGCGCTCGTCACGGCAGCACCCGTTCCCCCATCTGGAGGAAGGGTGGTGTGGTCTTCGGTCCGCACCCCCGCTCGTACGTGCAGGCCATGCCCCGCAAGATGCGTCGCCTCGCGCTCCGCTCGGCCCTGTCGAGCAAGGTGACGGGCAACACCCTCGTGGCGCTTTCGGGTCTCTCGTTCGAGGCCTACAAGACCCGCGAGTTCGTCAAGGTTCTCGAGAACCTCAAGGTCACTGACAAGCTGCTTCTCGGCGAGAGCTGGGCGCAGCAGCTGAAGAGCACCCGCCGAACCACCCGTGTGGCGACGCACAAGGCGCTCGTCGTCGTGGCTGAGCGTGACGATCTCGTGTTCGGGTCTGCGCGCAACCTGCCCAACGTCAAGGTCGTGACGTTCGAAGACCTCAACGTCTACGACGTGCTCAAGTACCGCCGCGTCATCATCACGAAGGACGCCATCGCGCGAATCGAGGAGGTCCTGTCATGA
- a CDS encoding 50S ribosomal protein L23: MSEVQTVVFPKRTARDIILRPIVTEKSVALSSENKYTFAVDPKANKIEIRLAIENIFKVKVLNVSTLNCKGKPKRWGRKYHGHKSDWKKAIVTVREGEKIEIAGVNLFEA, translated from the coding sequence ATGAGCGAGGTCCAGACCGTCGTTTTTCCCAAGCGCACCGCGCGTGACATCATTCTTCGTCCAATTGTTACAGAAAAGTCCGTTGCGCTGTCTTCGGAAAACAAGTATACTTTCGCGGTTGATCCCAAAGCGAACAAGATCGAGATTCGCCTGGCGATCGAGAACATCTTCAAGGTCAAGGTGCTGAACGTGAGCACACTCAACTGCAAGGGAAAGCCGAAGCGGTGGGGGCGTAAGTACCACGGCCACAAGAGCGACTGGAAGAAGGCCATCGTCACCGTACGCGAGGGAGAGAAGATCGAGATCGCGGGTGTGAACCTCTTCGAGGCGTAG
- a CDS encoding 50S ribosomal protein L2, which yields MAVKNFKATSPGRRFMSVSDFSELTKKAPEESLLEPLHKSGGRNAQGRVTSRHRGGGVKRMYRIIDWKRRKDGRWAKVAAVEYDPNRSARIALLHYEDGEKRYILAPLGIKPGDKVISGETADIKPGNAMPLVAIPVGTLIHNLELQPGRGAQLARSAGAYAQLMAKEGPMAQVRLPSGEQRYISIHCRATIGQVGNVEHENVSIGKAGRSRWLGKRPHIRGVATNPCDHPHGGGEARSTPGRPSTTPWGKPTYGLKTRKNKKASTRFIVRRRK from the coding sequence ATGGCTGTGAAGAACTTCAAGGCCACCTCGCCAGGCCGTCGCTTCATGAGCGTGTCCGATTTCTCGGAGCTCACGAAGAAGGCCCCGGAAGAGAGCCTGCTCGAGCCGCTCCACAAGAGCGGCGGCCGCAACGCGCAGGGTCGCGTCACCTCTCGCCATCGTGGGGGCGGCGTGAAGCGCATGTACCGCATCATCGACTGGAAGCGTCGCAAGGACGGCCGCTGGGCGAAGGTTGCGGCGGTGGAGTACGATCCGAACCGCTCCGCGCGCATCGCCCTGCTGCACTACGAAGATGGTGAGAAGCGCTACATTCTCGCTCCTCTGGGCATCAAGCCGGGCGACAAGGTCATCAGCGGTGAGACGGCAGACATCAAGCCGGGCAACGCGATGCCCCTGGTGGCGATTCCCGTGGGCACCCTGATCCACAACCTCGAGCTGCAGCCGGGCCGCGGCGCGCAGCTGGCTCGCTCGGCGGGCGCCTACGCCCAGCTCATGGCGAAAGAGGGTCCGATGGCCCAGGTGCGCCTCCCGTCCGGAGAGCAGCGCTACATCAGCATCCACTGCCGCGCCACCATCGGTCAGGTGGGCAATGTCGAGCATGAGAACGTGTCCATCGGCAAGGCGGGTCGTTCCCGCTGGCTGGGCAAGCGTCCGCACATCCGCGGTGTCGCGACCAACCCGTGCGATCACCCACACGGTGGTGGTGAAGCTCGCTCCACGCCTGGACGCCCGTCCACCACGCCCTGGGGCAAGCCGACCTACGGCTTGAAGACCCGCAAGAACAAGAAGGCCAGCACGCGGTTCATCGTGCGTCGGCGCAAGTAG
- a CDS encoding 30S ribosomal protein S19 → MSRSVKKGPYVDQNLAKKIDAMNARNEKKVVKTWARASTVTPLMIGHTVAVHDGKRHVPIYITDQMVGHKLGEFAVTRHFRGHGGKEKGSSAR, encoded by the coding sequence ATGTCTCGTTCAGTAAAAAAGGGACCCTACGTCGACCAGAACCTGGCGAAGAAGATCGACGCCATGAACGCGCGCAACGAGAAGAAGGTCGTCAAGACCTGGGCGCGCGCGAGCACCGTCACCCCTCTCATGATCGGTCACACGGTGGCCGTTCACGACGGGAAGCGTCACGTGCCGATCTACATCACCGACCAGATGGTGGGTCACAAGCTGGGGGAGTTCGCGGTGACGCGTCACTTCCGCGGCCACGGTGGCAAGGAGAAGGGCTCCTCGGCCCGCTAG
- a CDS encoding 50S ribosomal protein L22, which translates to MATGDKKEKKAKAQAEGTPEKAAPAKKSTRSKAKAEASADAPAPTASEAPATPKKAPAPKAPVVSSGDPLGPRKARAHARYVRMAPRKLRLVMDAIRGKSVAEARGILRFCGKRAAGPLSKVLESAVANAENNHQMNTGSLVIATAFVDQGPSFKSFIPRARGRASAVHKFTSHITIEVKEREEA; encoded by the coding sequence ATGGCGACAGGCGACAAGAAAGAGAAGAAGGCAAAGGCTCAGGCTGAGGGCACGCCCGAGAAGGCAGCTCCGGCCAAGAAGAGCACGCGGTCGAAGGCAAAGGCTGAGGCGTCGGCTGACGCGCCTGCGCCTACGGCCAGCGAGGCCCCCGCGACCCCGAAGAAGGCACCCGCGCCGAAGGCGCCTGTTGTCTCCTCGGGAGACCCCCTCGGCCCGCGGAAGGCCAGAGCACACGCACGTTACGTGCGCATGGCGCCGCGAAAGCTCCGACTCGTGATGGACGCCATCCGAGGCAAGTCGGTGGCAGAGGCGCGTGGCATCCTGCGATTCTGCGGCAAGCGCGCAGCGGGTCCCCTTTCGAAGGTGCTCGAGTCGGCGGTTGCCAATGCCGAGAACAACCATCAGATGAACACGGGCAGTCTGGTCATCGCCACGGCCTTCGTGGACCAGGGACCGAGCTTCAAGTCGTTCATCCCCCGTGCACGTGGACGCGCGAGCGCTGTTCACAAGTTCACGAGCCACATCACCATTGAGGTCAAGGAAAGAGAGGAAGCCTAA
- a CDS encoding 30S ribosomal protein S3 yields MGQKIHPVGLRLGIIRNWDSRWYQDKHYADWLHEDLKIRTWLRKRLKHAGLARVEIERADKINIILNTSKPGIVIGSKGRGIEEIRRELTALTKREVKITVQEVKKPELEAKLVGENICEQLERRVAFRRAMKQAARRTMDRGALGIRIQCSGRLGGAEIARTEKTREGSVPLHTLRADVDYAISEALTTFGRIGVKVWIYRGDVFPKAREQEVTLEGDSLAGARG; encoded by the coding sequence ATGGGCCAGAAGATTCATCCGGTCGGGTTGCGCCTGGGGATCATCCGCAACTGGGACTCCCGATGGTATCAGGACAAGCACTATGCGGACTGGCTCCATGAGGACCTCAAGATCCGCACCTGGCTGCGCAAGCGCCTCAAGCACGCGGGTCTCGCCCGCGTTGAGATCGAGCGCGCAGACAAGATCAACATCATCCTCAACACGTCCAAGCCGGGCATCGTGATCGGCAGCAAAGGGCGTGGCATCGAGGAGATCCGACGCGAGCTCACCGCGCTCACCAAGCGCGAGGTGAAGATCACCGTTCAGGAAGTCAAGAAGCCTGAGCTCGAGGCGAAGCTCGTGGGCGAGAACATCTGCGAGCAGCTCGAGCGTCGCGTGGCTTTCCGCCGCGCGATGAAGCAGGCGGCACGCCGCACCATGGATCGCGGAGCCCTCGGAATCCGCATCCAGTGCAGCGGTCGTCTGGGTGGGGCCGAGATTGCCCGCACCGAGAAGACGCGCGAGGGCAGCGTGCCGTTGCACACCCTTCGCGCCGACGTCGACTACGCCATCAGCGAGGCGCTCACAACCTTCGGCCGTATCGGCGTGAAGGTGTGGATCTATCGCGGTGACGTGTTCCCGAAAGCCCGCGAGCAGGAAGTGACGCTCGAGGGCGACAGCCTGGCCGGGGCGCGCGGCTGA
- a CDS encoding 50S ribosomal protein L16 has product MLMPKRVKYRKMHRGRMTGKATRGNALHYGDYGLQALESHWVTDRQIEAARIAMTRHIKRGGKVWIRVFPDKSVTKKPAETRMGSGKGSPEYWVAVVRPGRVMFELAGVGEAIAREALRLASFKLPLKTKILVREQVEVEVGGNEE; this is encoded by the coding sequence ATGTTGATGCCGAAGAGAGTCAAGTATCGCAAGATGCACCGCGGTCGCATGACGGGTAAGGCTACCCGCGGCAATGCGCTGCACTATGGCGACTATGGCCTGCAAGCCCTGGAGTCGCATTGGGTCACCGACCGTCAGATCGAGGCCGCTCGTATCGCCATGACCCGCCACATCAAGCGTGGTGGCAAGGTGTGGATCCGTGTGTTCCCGGACAAGTCAGTGACGAAGAAACCCGCCGAGACCCGTATGGGCTCGGGCAAGGGCAGCCCGGAGTACTGGGTTGCCGTGGTGCGGCCGGGCCGCGTCATGTTCGAACTGGCCGGCGTGGGTGAGGCTATCGCCCGCGAGGCCCTGCGACTGGCGTCGTTCAAGCTGCCCCTCAAGACGAAGATCCTCGTTCGCGAGCAAGTGGAAGTCGAGGTTGGTGGCAATGAAGAGTAA
- a CDS encoding 50S ribosomal protein L29, which translates to MKSKEQLEKIREMSTNELLDRLKDRKEELFNLRFRMATGHLEEQSRIKQVRKEIARIHSVQRERELKIR; encoded by the coding sequence ATGAAGAGTAAGGAACAGCTCGAGAAGATCCGGGAGATGTCCACGAACGAGCTGCTCGATCGCCTGAAGGACCGCAAGGAGGAGCTCTTCAACCTGCGCTTCCGCATGGCGACGGGTCACCTCGAGGAGCAATCTCGCATCAAGCAGGTGCGCAAGGAGATTGCCCGCATCCACAGCGTGCAGCGCGAGCGCGAGCTGAAGATTCGATAG
- a CDS encoding 30S ribosomal protein S17, with amino-acid sequence MSDQATQEARAARKARIGTVVSDKMDKTVIVRVERQFAHPIYKKIIKRSTRFKAHDETNDCHVGDKVRIMETRPLSKDKRWRVVEVLERAK; translated from the coding sequence ATGAGCGATCAGGCAACCCAGGAAGCGCGCGCCGCGCGCAAGGCCCGCATCGGCACGGTCGTCAGCGACAAGATGGACAAGACCGTGATCGTGCGTGTCGAGCGACAGTTCGCGCACCCCATCTACAAGAAGATCATCAAGCGTTCGACGCGGTTCAAGGCGCACGACGAGACCAACGATTGTCACGTCGGCGACAAGGTCCGCATCATGGAGACGCGTCCGCTGTCCAAGGACAAGCGCTGGCGTGTGGTGGAAGTGCTCGAGAGAGCGAAGTAG
- a CDS encoding 50S ribosomal protein L14, whose protein sequence is MIQQQSRLKVADNSGAREIMCIRVDKGFHHKYAHIGDIITASVKTAQPGAGVKKGQVVKAVVVRTRNKTRRKDGSYIRFDENAAVLIKDDLSPRGTRIFGPVARELREKEFTKIISLAPEVL, encoded by the coding sequence ATGATTCAGCAGCAGAGCCGTCTCAAGGTCGCGGACAACTCCGGCGCGCGAGAGATCATGTGCATTCGCGTGGACAAGGGGTTTCATCACAAGTATGCCCATATCGGCGACATCATCACGGCTTCGGTGAAGACGGCCCAACCAGGGGCCGGTGTGAAGAAGGGCCAGGTTGTCAAGGCAGTTGTCGTTCGCACGCGCAACAAGACGCGTCGCAAGGACGGCTCCTACATCCGCTTCGACGAGAACGCGGCTGTGCTCATCAAGGACGATCTGTCTCCCCGCGGCACACGCATCTTCGGTCCGGTCGCGCGCGAGCTGCGCGAGAAGGAATTTACGAAGATCATCTCGCTGGCGCCCGAAGTGCTTTGA
- a CDS encoding 50S ribosomal protein L24 → MSNVHVKKNDNVVVVAGKDRGKKGKVLEVLPEKNRVLVEGVNLVKRHTKPRPPRFPQGGIIEKSLPIDASNVQLVCPRCNKPTRVGHKAAAAEVGGFVRACKKCGEEI, encoded by the coding sequence ATGTCGAACGTACACGTGAAGAAGAATGACAACGTGGTGGTTGTCGCGGGCAAGGACCGCGGCAAGAAAGGCAAGGTTCTCGAGGTTCTTCCAGAGAAGAATCGCGTCCTTGTCGAAGGGGTCAACCTGGTGAAGCGGCACACCAAGCCGCGTCCGCCGCGTTTCCCTCAGGGCGGCATCATCGAGAAGAGCCTGCCCATCGACGCCAGCAACGTGCAGCTCGTCTGCCCCCGTTGCAACAAGCCCACGCGCGTCGGCCACAAGGCCGCTGCCGCCGAGGTTGGCGGTTTCGTGCGGGCCTGCAAAAAGTGCGGTGAGGAGATCTAG
- a CDS encoding 50S ribosomal protein L5, whose amino-acid sequence MFETADKVITTEANRLRLRYRDEVVAKLRERFQYKNVMQVPRLEKVVINMGVSDAVQNPKSLDLAVAELALISGQRPLVTKARKSIAAFKLREGLSIGAKVTLRGDRMYVFLDKLFNVVLPRIRDFRGVSPKSFDGRGNYAMGLKEQTIFPEIEYDRVDRARGMDIIVVTTAQTDEEGLELMKALGCPMKVDEQR is encoded by the coding sequence ATGTTCGAGACCGCCGACAAGGTCATAACCACCGAGGCGAACCGTCTCCGCCTTCGTTATCGCGACGAGGTCGTGGCGAAGCTGCGTGAGCGCTTCCAGTACAAGAACGTGATGCAGGTTCCGCGACTCGAGAAGGTCGTCATCAACATGGGAGTGAGCGATGCGGTTCAGAACCCGAAGTCGCTCGACCTGGCTGTTGCTGAGCTGGCCCTCATCTCGGGGCAGCGCCCGCTTGTCACCAAGGCGCGCAAGTCCATCGCGGCGTTCAAGCTGCGTGAGGGGCTGAGCATCGGTGCAAAGGTGACGCTTCGTGGCGATCGCATGTACGTGTTCCTCGACAAGCTCTTCAACGTGGTGCTGCCCCGCATCCGCGACTTCCGCGGCGTTTCGCCGAAGTCGTTCGACGGCCGCGGCAACTACGCGATGGGGCTCAAGGAGCAGACCATCTTCCCCGAGATCGAGTACGATCGCGTCGACCGTGCCCGCGGTATGGACATCATCGTGGTAACCACGGCCCAGACCGACGAAGAGGGCCTCGAGCTCATGAAGGCGCTCGGCTGCCCGATGAAGGTCGACGAGCAGCGATAG
- a CDS encoding type Z 30S ribosomal protein S14: MATTAIIAKSQKKPKYDVRVRNRCRACGRPRAFLRKFGMCRLCFRSLAHKGEIPGVVKSSW, encoded by the coding sequence ATGGCAACCACAGCGATCATTGCCAAGTCGCAGAAGAAGCCTAAGTACGACGTTCGCGTTCGGAACCGGTGCCGCGCCTGCGGTCGGCCCAGAGCCTTCCTGCGCAAGTTCGGCATGTGCCGTCTCTGCTTCCGCTCGCTGGCCCATAAGGGCGAGATCCCGGGCGTCGTCAAGTCGAGCTGGTAG
- a CDS encoding 30S ribosomal protein S8, which yields MTDPIADMLTRVRNANVAYKDQVDVPFSKIKEQIARVLKREGYVKDFQVINTGVQGVIRLFLKYVDHGPNRERVISGLRRISTPGLRVYVRKTEIPRIFGGLGVVILSTPRGVLTGKQAKKLDVGGEVLAYVW from the coding sequence ATGACCGATCCCATCGCAGATATGCTGACCCGAGTTCGGAACGCGAACGTGGCCTACAAGGACCAGGTTGATGTTCCCTTCTCCAAGATCAAGGAACAGATCGCGCGTGTCCTCAAGCGCGAGGGCTACGTGAAGGACTTCCAGGTGATCAACACGGGCGTCCAGGGCGTCATCCGCCTGTTCCTCAAGTACGTCGACCACGGTCCCAACCGTGAGCGCGTCATCTCTGGCCTGCGTCGCATCAGCACGCCAGGCCTTCGCGTCTACGTGCGCAAGACCGAGATCCCGCGCATCTTCGGGGGACTCGGCGTTGTCATCCTGTCCACGCCGCGCGGTGTTCTCACCGGCAAGCAGGCGAAGAAGCTCGACGTTGGCGGCGAAGTGCTCGCCTACGTCTGGTAG